A genomic stretch from Streptomyces venezuelae ATCC 10712 includes:
- a CDS encoding terpene synthase family protein — MTVRAVELPQLWMPYPLRVNPYLSALREESETWAREMGMLGGEGPSARGAIWTRSQFHAMTVELLTAWTLPDASLAGLRLNHRFNIWALAWDDYFASTFKQTGDLPGALDFTARLHAFLRPEADARSPEPVNAVERGIADLQKHLFPPRLAHWRQEFNLALAHYIDAGVQELTNSRGGRVPHLIEYAPFRRESFAAHTAPYSVELATGARIPEQLRHTRTVHALLDAFMDVMGLANDVASYEREVHEERDVNNLVVVIGTSLGITLHQAVPAALHMVNARMRDFEHLRHHELPPLVDRFGLRPDEREELETWLGGAASFLSGLHAWYTGAPRYAPTDHSVPEQRQRGGSEGAADRHAPAASSLARGAEAQTCGPTASAGSA; from the coding sequence ATGACAGTGCGTGCCGTCGAGCTCCCCCAGCTGTGGATGCCCTATCCGCTGCGGGTGAACCCCTACCTGTCGGCCCTGCGCGAGGAGAGCGAGACCTGGGCCCGCGAGATGGGCATGCTGGGCGGCGAAGGACCGTCCGCCCGCGGCGCGATATGGACCCGCTCCCAGTTCCACGCCATGACCGTGGAGCTGCTGACCGCCTGGACCCTGCCGGACGCCTCGCTCGCCGGTCTGCGGCTCAACCACCGCTTCAACATCTGGGCGCTGGCCTGGGACGACTACTTCGCGTCCACCTTCAAGCAGACCGGCGACCTGCCCGGGGCGCTGGACTTCACCGCCCGGCTGCACGCCTTCCTGCGACCAGAGGCCGACGCCCGGTCGCCAGAACCGGTGAACGCCGTCGAGCGCGGTATCGCCGATCTCCAGAAGCACCTGTTCCCGCCCCGACTGGCCCACTGGCGCCAGGAGTTCAACCTCGCGCTCGCCCACTACATCGACGCCGGCGTGCAGGAACTCACCAACAGCCGCGGCGGCCGCGTCCCCCATCTCATCGAGTACGCGCCGTTCCGACGCGAGAGCTTCGCCGCCCACACCGCCCCCTACTCCGTCGAACTGGCCACCGGCGCGCGGATACCCGAGCAGCTCCGGCACACCAGGACCGTCCACGCCCTGCTCGACGCGTTCATGGACGTCATGGGCCTGGCAAACGATGTCGCCTCCTACGAACGGGAGGTCCACGAGGAACGCGACGTCAACAACCTCGTGGTGGTCATCGGAACGTCCCTCGGCATCACCCTCCACCAGGCCGTACCCGCCGCGCTGCACATGGTGAACGCCCGCATGCGGGACTTCGAGCACCTGCGGCACCACGAACTGCCGCCGCTGGTCGACCGGTTCGGGCTGCGCCCCGACGAGCGGGAGGAGCTGGAGACCTGGCTCGGGGGAGCCGCCAGCTTCCTCTCGGGCCTCCACGCCTGGTACACCGGGGCGCCCCGCTACGCGCCCACGGACCACTCCGTACCGGAGCAGCGTCAGCGCGGCGGTTCCGAGGGGGCTGCCGACAGACACGCGCCGGCAGCCTCCTCCCTGGCCCGGGGCGCGGAGGCCCAGACGTGCGGGCCTACCGCCTCCGCAGGAAGCGCATGA
- a CDS encoding cytochrome P450, with product MTLPPAEHTAEKAGAVPPPGCPAHASKGPGGATRLYGPAAETDPMGLYEALRAEHGPVAPVLLDGDVRAWLVLGYLENRDVASRPTQYSRDPRVWHGWRSGEIDPATSPLVPMIGWRPDCVCADGEEHQRLRGAVTAGLSQFDHRGVRRHITRFAHQLIDTFCEDGEVELVGQFTEHLPMLTLTHLLGMSDESGPRLVHAARDLFKATETSLASNAYVIECLEQLVVAKRSRPGQDIASALMAHPAGLTDEEVLHHLRLILLAGYETTANLMSNVLRMVVTDPRFRGSLAGGQMTLPEAVEQVLWDEPPLMVCPGRWANGDTTLGGRQIKAGDMLLLGLAAGNVDKAIRPDASTPVHHNRAHLSFSAGTHECPGQDIGRIIADAGIDILLTRLPDIALAVPEESLSWRSSTWARHLTALPVHFAPRVPEGHDVPNPLPAPPAPSFGPPSAPLWPSPGPGPARPSDQAPPPGPVPGGGATGGASGPASEHGPGPRATWRTRVMRFLRRR from the coding sequence ATGACCCTCCCACCCGCCGAACACACCGCCGAGAAGGCAGGGGCGGTCCCGCCCCCGGGCTGCCCGGCCCACGCCTCCAAGGGACCCGGCGGAGCGACCCGGCTCTACGGCCCCGCCGCCGAGACGGACCCCATGGGCCTGTACGAGGCACTGCGCGCCGAACACGGCCCGGTCGCCCCCGTGCTGCTCGACGGAGACGTCCGCGCCTGGCTCGTGCTCGGCTACCTGGAGAACCGCGACGTGGCCAGCCGCCCGACGCAGTACTCCCGCGACCCGCGCGTCTGGCACGGCTGGCGGAGCGGCGAGATCGACCCCGCCACCTCGCCCCTCGTCCCGATGATCGGCTGGCGTCCCGACTGCGTGTGCGCCGACGGCGAGGAGCACCAGCGGCTGCGCGGGGCGGTCACGGCCGGGCTCAGCCAGTTCGACCACCGGGGGGTCCGCCGCCACATCACCCGCTTCGCGCACCAGCTGATCGACACGTTCTGCGAGGACGGCGAGGTGGAGCTGGTCGGGCAGTTCACCGAGCACCTGCCGATGCTCACGCTGACCCATCTGCTCGGCATGTCGGACGAGTCCGGGCCCCGGCTCGTGCACGCCGCCCGTGACCTCTTCAAGGCCACCGAGACCTCGCTCGCCAGCAACGCCTACGTGATCGAGTGCCTCGAACAGCTCGTCGTCGCCAAGCGGTCCCGGCCGGGGCAGGACATCGCCTCCGCGCTGATGGCACACCCCGCCGGGCTCACCGACGAGGAGGTGCTGCACCACCTGCGCCTCATCCTCCTCGCGGGGTACGAGACGACCGCCAACCTCATGTCCAACGTCCTGCGCATGGTGGTCACCGACCCCCGGTTCCGAGGATCGCTGGCCGGCGGCCAGATGACCCTGCCCGAGGCCGTCGAGCAGGTCCTCTGGGACGAGCCGCCGCTGATGGTGTGCCCCGGCCGGTGGGCCAACGGCGACACCACCCTCGGCGGCCGGCAGATCAAGGCGGGCGACATGCTGCTGCTCGGCCTGGCCGCCGGGAACGTCGACAAGGCGATCCGCCCGGACGCCTCGACCCCCGTCCACCACAACCGCGCCCACCTGTCGTTCAGCGCCGGCACCCACGAGTGCCCCGGCCAGGACATCGGCCGCATCATCGCCGACGCCGGCATCGACATCCTGCTCACCCGGCTGCCCGACATCGCCCTGGCCGTCCCCGAGGAGAGCCTGTCCTGGCGCTCCTCCACCTGGGCCCGGCACCTGACGGCGCTGCCCGTGCACTTCGCCCCCCGCGTCCCCGAGGGGCACGACGTCCCGAACCCGCTGCCCGCCCCGCCGGCCCCGAGCTTCGGGCCCCCGTCGGCGCCGCTGTGGCCGTCGCCCGGCCCCGGACCCGCCCGCCCGTCGGATCAGGCGCCGCCGCCCGGCCCGGTGCCCGGCGGCGGGGCCACGGGAGGGGCGTCCGGGCCCGCGTCGGAACACGGCCCCGGACCCCGCGCCACCTGGCGTACGAGGGTCATGCGCTTCCTGCGGAGGCGGTAG